In a single window of the Rhodanobacter sp. LX-99 genome:
- a CDS encoding cysteine synthase family protein, protein MATRFAAVSDSILDAVGDTPLLEIEGVYAKIEFLNPSGSIKARIAKYMIERAEREGLLKPGDTIVEATSGNTGNALSMVAAVKGYHMLVVMPEGMSSERVAISRAYGADVLFCGNFHVNEALVRAQRLGQQAGYFCPSQFESEWNVEENRLILGPEILAQLPPGRTPDALVLGVGTGGTLIGVGQAFRAVNPDVRLFAMEPSESCTILCGEIAAHTIEGISDGFVPGIFQRHAGLVNEVLSVSGADAVAEMKRLARTYGLFCGPSSGAHLLAAKRVRQNFPELKTVVTVFCDEGEKYLHEYFMQAAAADVGAAHFQ, encoded by the coding sequence ATGGCCACGCGCTTTGCCGCGGTGTCGGACAGCATCCTCGACGCGGTGGGCGACACGCCGCTGCTGGAGATCGAGGGCGTCTACGCGAAGATCGAATTCCTCAATCCTTCCGGCTCGATCAAGGCGCGCATCGCCAAGTACATGATCGAGCGGGCGGAACGCGAAGGTCTGCTCAAGCCCGGCGACACCATCGTGGAGGCGACCAGCGGCAACACCGGCAACGCGCTGTCGATGGTGGCGGCGGTGAAGGGCTACCACATGCTGGTGGTGATGCCCGAAGGCATGTCCAGCGAGCGCGTGGCGATCTCGCGGGCGTACGGTGCGGACGTGCTGTTCTGCGGCAACTTCCATGTCAACGAGGCGCTGGTGCGCGCGCAGCGGCTCGGCCAGCAGGCGGGCTACTTCTGCCCCAGCCAGTTCGAATCGGAATGGAACGTGGAGGAGAACCGGCTGATCCTCGGCCCGGAAATCCTCGCCCAGCTGCCGCCGGGTCGCACGCCCGATGCGCTGGTGCTGGGCGTGGGCACCGGCGGCACGCTGATCGGCGTGGGCCAGGCGTTTCGCGCGGTCAATCCGGACGTGCGGCTGTTCGCGATGGAGCCGTCCGAGTCGTGCACGATCCTGTGCGGCGAGATTGCGGCGCATACCATCGAGGGCATTTCGGACGGCTTCGTGCCGGGCATCTTCCAGCGCCACGCGGGGCTGGTGAACGAAGTGCTGAGCGTGTCCGGCGCCGATGCCGTGGCCGAAATGAAACGGCTGGCACGCACGTACGGATTGTTCTGCGGGCCGAGTTCCGGCGCGCACCTGCTGGCCGCCAAGCGCGTCCGGCAGAACTTCCCGGAGCTGAAGACCGTGGTCACGGTGTTCTGCGACGAGGGCGAAAAATACCTGCACGAATACTTCATGCAGGCCGCCGCGGCCGACGTGGGCGCGGCGCACTTCCAGTGA
- a CDS encoding aminopeptidase P family protein, with amino-acid sequence MNNPVPARLAALRAAMQQHGVAAVLVPSADPHLSEYLPAHWAAREWLSGFTGSAGTLIVSRDQAGLWTDSRYFSQAGQQLAGSGVSLMKLRVPHTPEHLEWLQQHLHEGDVLAVAGDSVAVTTQRQIERQLAGSGATVRTDLDLPGAIWADRPALPQAPVVEHDLAWACIPRADKFTRLRKAMHRLGATHHLLSSLDDIAWLTNLRGSDVECNPVFLAHLLVQAEQRATLFVGRAKLGDALVAKLAADGIAIADYASITSALQELGAADRLLLDSGRVVSAVAAAIAPGVARIEAPNPSTAFKAVKSAAELDHIRDVMRRDGAALVRGFRRLEQRLAAGMTVTELDVDTLLHEERSAQPGWVGESFATIAGYQANGALPHYRATPESHSTLQAKGLLLVDSGGQYLGGTTDITRVLALGETTPEQRRDATLVLKGMIGLSRARFPKGASGPQLDALARAPLWASGMDYGHGTGHGVGYFLNVHEGPQSIRPPVAGGALVALEPGMISSIEPGLYKPGRHGIRHENLAVVVEADRTEFGEFLAFETLTMCPFDRRALEPGLLNPEERAWLDDYHASVRAALSPLLDDADLEWLHRHCAPL; translated from the coding sequence ATGAACAACCCCGTCCCCGCCCGTCTCGCCGCCCTGCGCGCGGCCATGCAGCAGCACGGCGTCGCCGCCGTGCTGGTACCCAGCGCCGATCCGCACCTGTCCGAATACCTGCCGGCCCATTGGGCCGCGCGCGAATGGCTGTCCGGCTTCACCGGTTCGGCCGGCACCCTGATCGTCAGCCGCGACCAGGCCGGGCTGTGGACCGACTCGCGCTACTTCTCGCAGGCCGGGCAGCAGCTCGCCGGCAGCGGCGTCAGCCTGATGAAGCTGCGCGTGCCGCATACGCCCGAGCATCTCGAGTGGCTGCAGCAGCATCTGCACGAGGGCGACGTGCTGGCCGTGGCCGGCGACAGCGTGGCCGTGACCACCCAGCGCCAGATCGAGCGTCAGCTTGCCGGCAGCGGTGCCACGGTACGCACCGACCTGGACCTGCCCGGTGCGATCTGGGCAGACCGCCCGGCCCTGCCGCAGGCGCCGGTGGTCGAGCACGACCTGGCCTGGGCGTGCATCCCGCGCGCCGACAAGTTCACCCGCCTGCGCAAGGCGATGCACAGGCTCGGCGCCACCCATCACCTGCTGTCCAGCCTCGACGACATCGCCTGGCTGACCAACCTGCGCGGCAGCGACGTGGAGTGCAACCCGGTATTCCTGGCCCATCTGCTGGTACAGGCGGAACAGCGCGCCACCTTGTTCGTGGGCCGCGCCAAGCTCGGCGACGCGCTGGTCGCGAAACTGGCCGCCGACGGCATCGCCATCGCCGACTACGCCTCGATCACCTCGGCCCTGCAGGAGCTGGGCGCTGCCGACCGCCTGCTGCTGGACAGCGGCCGGGTGGTCAGCGCGGTCGCCGCAGCCATTGCGCCAGGTGTGGCGCGGATCGAGGCGCCGAACCCCAGCACTGCCTTCAAGGCAGTCAAGAGCGCCGCCGAACTCGACCATATCCGCGACGTGATGCGACGTGACGGCGCCGCCCTGGTGCGCGGCTTCCGCCGGCTGGAACAGCGCCTCGCCGCCGGCATGACGGTGACCGAACTCGACGTCGATACCTTGCTGCACGAGGAACGCTCGGCCCAGCCCGGCTGGGTCGGCGAAAGCTTCGCCACCATCGCCGGCTACCAGGCGAACGGCGCGCTGCCGCATTACCGCGCCACGCCGGAATCGCACAGCACGCTGCAGGCAAAGGGCCTGCTGCTGGTCGATTCGGGCGGCCAGTACCTCGGCGGCACCACCGACATCACCCGCGTGCTGGCGCTGGGCGAGACCACGCCGGAACAGCGCCGCGACGCCACCCTGGTGCTGAAGGGCATGATCGGGCTGTCGCGCGCACGCTTCCCGAAGGGCGCCAGCGGCCCGCAACTGGATGCGCTGGCGCGCGCGCCGCTGTGGGCTTCGGGCATGGATTACGGCCATGGCACCGGCCACGGCGTGGGCTACTTCCTCAACGTGCACGAGGGCCCGCAGTCGATCCGCCCGCCGGTCGCCGGCGGCGCGCTGGTGGCGCTGGAACCGGGCATGATCAGCTCGATCGAACCGGGCCTGTACAAGCCCGGCCGGCACGGCATCCGGCACGAGAACCTGGCCGTGGTGGTCGAGGCCGACCGCACCGAGTTCGGCGAATTCCTCGCCTTCGAGACGCTGACGATGTGCCCGTTCGACCGCCGCGCACTGGAGCCGGGCCTGCTCAACCCGGAGGAACGCGCCTGGCTGGACGACTACCACGCCAGCGTGCGCGCCGCGCTCAGCCCGCTGCTGGACGACGCCGACCTGGAGTGGCTGCACCGCCACTGCGCGCCGCTGTAG
- a CDS encoding CTP synthase: MTPLIFVTGGVVSSLGKGIAAASLASILEARGLSVTMMKLDPYINVDPGTMSPFQHGEVYVTDDGAETDLDLGHYERFVRTRLTGKNSITTGKIYESVIRKERRGDYLGATVQVIPHITDEIKHCIHEATRGFDVALVEIGGTVGDIESLPFLEAIRQLRIEHGPEKVVFMHLTLVPFIKAAGELKTKPTQHSVKELRSIGIQPDILLCRCEQALPEGERRKIALFTNVPENAVISAVDVDVIYKQPLWLHQQGLDDIVVKRLGLDAKPADLSAWQRTVDAVEHPKDEITVAIVGKYVEHKDAYKSLGEALRHGGIKQQTRVNLDWIDSEQVEAEGAAKVLGKADAILVPGGFGKRGFEGKVLAAKYAREHGVPYFGICYGMHAAVVDFARHVAGLADADSSENDRNTPNPVIGLITEWTTASGEVEQRSDRSDLGGTMRLGAQECRLKAGTLARELYGQDVVRERHRHRYEFNNRYRQPFEDLGLVISGKSMDDLLVEIVELPQQRHPWFLGCQAHPEFTSTPRDGHPLFIGFVHAAREYKTVRDGEKLAREHVA; this comes from the coding sequence ATGACCCCCCTGATTTTCGTCACCGGCGGTGTGGTGTCCTCGCTTGGCAAGGGCATTGCTGCGGCGTCGCTCGCTTCCATTCTCGAAGCGCGCGGCCTTTCGGTCACCATGATGAAGCTCGATCCCTATATCAACGTGGATCCGGGCACGATGAGTCCGTTCCAGCACGGCGAGGTCTACGTGACCGACGACGGCGCCGAGACCGATCTCGACCTCGGCCACTACGAGCGCTTCGTCCGCACCCGCCTGACCGGCAAAAATTCCATCACCACCGGCAAGATCTACGAGAGCGTGATCCGCAAGGAGCGCCGCGGCGATTATCTCGGCGCCACCGTGCAGGTGATTCCGCACATCACCGACGAGATCAAGCACTGCATCCACGAGGCCACCCGCGGCTTCGACGTGGCGCTGGTGGAGATCGGCGGCACCGTGGGCGACATCGAGTCGCTGCCGTTCCTGGAGGCGATCCGCCAGCTGCGCATCGAGCACGGCCCGGAGAAGGTGGTGTTCATGCACCTCACCCTGGTGCCGTTCATCAAGGCCGCCGGCGAGCTGAAGACCAAGCCGACCCAGCATTCGGTGAAGGAACTGCGCTCGATCGGTATCCAGCCTGACATCCTGCTGTGCCGCTGCGAGCAGGCTTTGCCCGAGGGCGAGCGGCGCAAGATCGCGCTGTTCACCAACGTGCCCGAAAACGCGGTGATCAGCGCCGTCGACGTGGACGTCATCTACAAGCAGCCGCTGTGGCTGCACCAGCAGGGCCTGGACGACATCGTGGTGAAGAGGCTCGGCCTCGACGCCAAGCCCGCGGATCTGTCCGCCTGGCAGCGCACGGTCGATGCGGTGGAGCATCCCAAGGACGAGATCACCGTCGCCATCGTCGGCAAGTACGTCGAGCACAAGGATGCCTACAAGTCGCTGGGCGAGGCGCTGCGCCACGGCGGCATCAAGCAGCAGACGCGGGTGAACCTGGACTGGATCGATTCCGAGCAGGTCGAGGCCGAGGGCGCCGCCAAGGTGCTCGGCAAGGCCGACGCGATCCTGGTCCCCGGCGGGTTCGGCAAGCGTGGTTTCGAAGGCAAGGTGCTGGCCGCGAAATACGCGCGCGAGCACGGCGTGCCGTACTTCGGCATCTGCTACGGCATGCATGCCGCGGTGGTGGATTTCGCCCGCCATGTGGCCGGCCTGGCCGACGCCGATTCCAGCGAGAACGACCGCAATACGCCCAATCCGGTGATCGGCCTGATCACCGAGTGGACCACGGCCAGCGGCGAAGTCGAACAGCGCAGCGACCGATCCGACCTCGGCGGCACCATGCGCCTGGGCGCACAGGAGTGCCGTCTCAAGGCCGGCACGCTGGCGCGCGAGCTGTACGGCCAGGACGTGGTGCGCGAGCGCCATCGCCATCGCTACGAATTCAACAACCGCTACCGCCAGCCGTTCGAGGACCTGGGCTTGGTGATCTCCGGCAAGTCGATGGACGACCTGCTGGTCGAGATCGTGGAACTGCCGCAGCAACGGCATCCGTGGTTCCTCGGCTGCCAGGCGCACCCGGAATTCACCTCGACCCCGCGCGACGGCCACCCGCTGTTCATCGGTTTCGTACATGCCGCGCGCGAGTACAAGACAGTGCGCGACGGCGAGAAGCTGGCCAGGGAGCACGTGGCATGA
- the kdsA gene encoding 3-deoxy-8-phosphooctulonate synthase: protein MKLCGFEVGLDRPLFLIAGPCVVESEQLQLDTAGTLKEITGRLGVNFIFKSSFDKANRSSGESFRGPGLEEGLRILGEVKRQIGVPVLTDVHEYTPMDEVASVVDVLQTPAFLCRQTDFIQKVARAGKPVNIKKGQFLAPWDMKHVVAKAKAVGNDDIMVCERGASFGYNNLVSDMRSLSVMRETGCPVVFDATHSVQLPGGQGASSGGQREFVPVLARAAVAVGVAGLFAETHPDPSKALSDGPNAWPLGKMEALLETLLELDAVTKRHRFLEQDVS from the coding sequence ATGAAGTTGTGCGGCTTCGAAGTTGGCCTGGACCGGCCGCTGTTCCTGATCGCCGGCCCCTGCGTGGTGGAGTCCGAACAGCTGCAGCTGGACACCGCCGGCACGCTGAAGGAAATCACCGGCCGGCTCGGCGTGAACTTCATCTTCAAGTCCAGCTTCGACAAGGCGAACCGTTCCTCCGGCGAGAGTTTCCGCGGGCCGGGGCTGGAAGAGGGCCTGCGCATCCTGGGCGAAGTGAAGCGGCAGATCGGCGTGCCGGTGCTTACCGACGTGCACGAATACACGCCGATGGACGAGGTGGCGTCGGTGGTCGACGTGCTGCAGACGCCGGCCTTCCTGTGCCGGCAGACCGATTTCATCCAGAAGGTGGCGCGCGCCGGCAAGCCGGTGAACATCAAGAAGGGCCAGTTCCTGGCGCCGTGGGACATGAAGCATGTGGTGGCCAAGGCGAAAGCCGTCGGCAACGACGACATCATGGTGTGCGAACGCGGCGCCAGCTTCGGCTACAACAACCTGGTGTCGGACATGCGCTCGCTCAGCGTGATGCGCGAAACCGGCTGCCCGGTGGTGTTCGACGCCACCCATTCGGTGCAGTTGCCGGGCGGGCAGGGCGCCAGCTCGGGCGGCCAGCGCGAATTCGTGCCGGTGCTGGCGCGCGCCGCGGTGGCGGTCGGCGTGGCCGGCCTGTTCGCCGAGACGCACCCCGACCCCAGCAAGGCGCTGTCCGACGGCCCGAACGCGTGGCCGCTGGGCAAGATGGAGGCGCTGCTGGAAACCCTGCTGGAGCTGGATGCCGTGACCAAGCGGCACCGCTTCCTGGAGCAGGATGTTTCCTGA
- the eno gene encoding phosphopyruvate hydratase, with amino-acid sequence MSTQITRIHAREILDSRGNPTLEAEVTLADGGFGRAAVPSGASTGSREAVELRDGDKSRYGGKGVKNAVANANGTIAEALKGFDAADQKGLDAKLIALDGTPNKGKLGANALLGVSMAAAHAVAASRGEPLWQYLSNGKPGALPVPMMNIINGGAHADNNVDVQEFMILPVGLPTFAEALRAGAEIFHALKSVLHGRGLSTAVGDEGGFAPNLRSNVEAIDTILEAIGKTGYKVGSEILLGLDAASSEFYKNGKYDLAGEGKQYSSAQFVDLLASWAKQYPIVTIEDGMAEGDWDGWKLLTDAIGERVQVVGDDLFVTNPAIFREGIEKHIANAILIKVNQIGTLSETLEAIAMADAAKYAAVISHRSGETEDTTIADIAVATTATQIKTGSLCRSDRVAKYNQLLRIEEALGSAARYAGRDAFPNLTRLPG; translated from the coding sequence ATGAGCACCCAGATCACCCGCATCCACGCCCGTGAAATCCTCGACTCGCGCGGCAACCCCACGCTGGAAGCCGAAGTCACCCTGGCCGACGGCGGCTTCGGCCGCGCCGCGGTGCCCAGCGGCGCCTCCACCGGTTCGCGCGAGGCGGTCGAGCTGCGTGACGGCGACAAGTCGCGCTACGGCGGCAAGGGCGTGAAGAACGCGGTGGCGAACGCCAACGGCACGATTGCCGAGGCGCTGAAGGGTTTCGATGCGGCCGACCAGAAAGGCCTGGATGCGAAGCTGATCGCGCTGGACGGCACGCCGAACAAGGGCAAGCTGGGCGCCAATGCGCTGCTCGGCGTGTCGATGGCGGCGGCGCACGCGGTGGCGGCCTCGCGCGGCGAGCCGCTGTGGCAGTACTTGTCGAACGGCAAGCCCGGCGCGCTGCCGGTGCCGATGATGAACATCATCAACGGCGGCGCGCACGCCGACAACAACGTCGACGTGCAGGAGTTCATGATCCTGCCGGTCGGCCTGCCGACGTTCGCCGAGGCGCTGCGCGCCGGCGCGGAAATCTTCCATGCGCTGAAGAGCGTGCTGCACGGCCGTGGCCTCAGCACCGCGGTGGGCGACGAGGGCGGTTTCGCGCCGAACCTGCGCTCCAACGTCGAGGCGATCGACACCATCCTCGAAGCGATCGGCAAGACCGGCTACAAGGTCGGCAGCGAGATCCTGCTCGGCCTCGACGCGGCCAGCTCGGAGTTCTACAAGAACGGCAAGTACGACCTCGCCGGCGAAGGCAAGCAGTACAGCTCGGCGCAGTTCGTCGACCTGCTCGCCAGTTGGGCGAAGCAGTATCCGATCGTCACCATCGAGGACGGCATGGCCGAAGGCGACTGGGACGGCTGGAAGCTGCTGACCGACGCCATCGGCGAGCGCGTGCAGGTGGTCGGCGACGACCTGTTCGTGACCAACCCGGCGATTTTCCGCGAGGGCATCGAGAAGCACATCGCCAACGCGATCCTGATCAAGGTGAACCAGATCGGCACGCTGTCCGAGACGCTGGAAGCGATCGCGATGGCCGACGCGGCGAAGTACGCGGCGGTGATCTCGCATCGCTCCGGCGAGACCGAGGACACCACCATCGCTGACATCGCGGTGGCCACCACGGCGACCCAGATCAAGACCGGCTCGCTGTGCCGCAGCGATCGCGTGGCGAAGTACAACCAGCTGCTGCGCATCGAGGAGGCGCTGGGCTCGGCCGCGCGCTACGCCGGCCGCGACGCGTTCCCGAACCTGACCCGCCTGCCGGGCTGA
- the ftsB gene encoding cell division protein FtsB, translating to MLRWIALVLILLLIGLQLKLWTGSGSMHEVDSLRVAVKKQTDENAKLLQRNQAVGADVLDLKHGDQAVEARARTELGLIKPGEVFYQVVEQPARAGSSLPPPPPATPAGSP from the coding sequence ATGCTGCGCTGGATCGCCCTGGTTCTGATCCTGCTGCTGATCGGGCTGCAGCTGAAGCTGTGGACCGGCAGCGGCAGCATGCACGAGGTGGACAGCTTGCGCGTGGCGGTGAAGAAGCAGACCGACGAGAACGCGAAGCTGCTGCAGCGCAACCAGGCGGTCGGCGCCGACGTGTTGGACCTCAAGCACGGTGACCAGGCGGTCGAGGCGCGTGCGCGCACCGAACTGGGGCTGATCAAGCCGGGCGAAGTGTTCTACCAGGTGGTCGAGCAGCCGGCCCGCGCCGGTAGCTCGCTACCGCCACCGCCACCCGCCACGCCTGCCGGATCGCCATGA
- the ispD gene encoding 2-C-methyl-D-erythritol 4-phosphate cytidylyltransferase, with the protein MSAPALWCVVPAAGRGARVGGDCPKQYLPLAGRPLIAHTLERLAAHPRIAGLLVTLAAGDAQWSGIDTLNGKPVLTAIGGAERSDSVLAGIDALPASVGAGDFVLVHDAARPCVRLADIGKLIELAGAVDGGLLGAPLRDTLKRANTAGRSESTEPRDLRWRAFTPQMFRRGQLAMALREAVRRGVNVSDEAMAMERAGFAPLLVEGAEDNIKVTTAADFALAEFLLARTVA; encoded by the coding sequence ATGAGCGCGCCGGCGCTGTGGTGCGTGGTGCCGGCCGCGGGGCGCGGCGCCCGGGTCGGCGGTGACTGCCCGAAGCAGTACCTGCCGCTGGCCGGGCGGCCGCTGATCGCGCACACGCTGGAACGGCTCGCCGCGCATCCGCGGATCGCCGGCCTGCTGGTGACGCTGGCTGCCGGCGATGCGCAGTGGTCCGGCATCGACACGCTCAACGGCAAGCCGGTGCTGACCGCGATCGGCGGCGCGGAACGCAGCGATTCGGTGCTGGCCGGGATCGACGCCTTGCCCGCGTCGGTGGGCGCGGGCGATTTCGTGCTGGTGCACGATGCCGCGCGACCGTGCGTGCGGCTGGCCGATATCGGCAAGTTGATCGAACTGGCCGGTGCCGTTGACGGCGGCCTGCTCGGTGCGCCGCTGCGCGACACGCTGAAGCGGGCGAATACGGCCGGCCGCAGCGAGTCGACCGAACCGCGCGACCTGCGTTGGCGCGCCTTCACGCCACAGATGTTCCGGCGTGGTCAACTGGCGATGGCGCTGCGCGAGGCGGTACGGCGCGGCGTGAACGTCAGCGACGAGGCGATGGCGATGGAGCGGGCTGGCTTCGCGCCGCTGCTGGTCGAAGGCGCCGAGGACAACATCAAGGTAACCACGGCAGCGGACTTCGCGCTGGCCGAGTTCCTGCTTGCAAGGACAGTCGCATGA
- the ispF gene encoding 2-C-methyl-D-erythritol 2,4-cyclodiphosphate synthase: MRIGQGFDVHAFGEGDHVTLGGVRVPHRRGVVAHSDGDVVIHALCDAIFGALALGDIGQHFPPTDERWRDADSRQFLRHAAMLMAQHGYALGNADITVIGEAPKVGPHVQAMRENLAADLDSEIGRVSVKATTTEKLGFCGRGEGIAAQACVLLERA, translated from the coding sequence ATGAGGATCGGACAGGGTTTCGACGTGCATGCATTCGGCGAGGGCGACCACGTCACCCTGGGCGGCGTGCGCGTGCCGCATCGCCGCGGCGTGGTGGCGCATTCGGACGGCGACGTGGTGATCCATGCGCTGTGCGACGCGATCTTCGGCGCGCTGGCGCTGGGCGACATCGGCCAGCATTTTCCGCCCACGGACGAGCGCTGGCGCGATGCCGACAGCCGCCAGTTCCTGCGCCATGCGGCGATGCTGATGGCGCAGCACGGCTACGCGCTGGGCAATGCCGACATCACCGTGATCGGCGAGGCGCCGAAGGTCGGCCCGCACGTGCAGGCGATGCGCGAGAACCTCGCCGCCGACCTGGACAGCGAGATCGGCCGCGTCAGCGTCAAGGCCACCACCACCGAAAAGCTCGGCTTCTGCGGCCGGGGCGAAGGGATCGCCGCGCAGGCGTGCGTCCTGCTGGAGCGCGCGTGA
- the mgtE gene encoding magnesium transporter has protein sequence MTEVEARSAASRLHDQLEAIVEVLRRHDDESPLPAESQAELRRRLDELHPADIAFILESLPLDDRLAVWQLVKADRDGEILLEVSDAVRESLIADMDRHEILAAVEPLDADELADLVEDLPTAVLPELMASLGTQQREQVQSALSYEDDQVGALMDFEMVTIREDVSLEVVLRYLRRWDELPAQTDKLFVINQDNLLTGVLPLHWLLVNPPEKMVSVVMAPDVNTFHPTDDAYDVAQAFERYDLVTAPVVDERGHLIGRITIDAMVDVIREEGESEALSRGGLREEEDIFASVWASLKNRWSWLAINLVTAFIASRVIGLFEGSIERLVALAALMPIVAGIGGNSGNQTITMIVRALALNQITAESAKRLWRKELTVSLLNGLIWGGVIGIVAWLLYDSVSLGLVMTAAMTLNLLLAAFAGVGIPVLMTKFGRDPALGSSVLITAMTDSGGFFIFLGLATVFLM, from the coding sequence GTGACCGAAGTAGAGGCCCGCAGCGCCGCAAGCCGGCTGCACGACCAGCTCGAAGCCATCGTCGAGGTGCTGCGCCGGCACGACGACGAGAGCCCGCTGCCGGCCGAATCGCAGGCCGAATTGCGCCGGCGGCTGGACGAGCTGCATCCGGCCGACATCGCGTTCATCCTCGAATCGCTGCCGCTGGACGACCGCCTGGCGGTCTGGCAACTGGTCAAGGCCGACCGCGACGGCGAGATCCTGCTGGAAGTGTCCGATGCGGTGCGCGAATCGCTGATCGCGGACATGGACCGCCACGAGATCCTCGCCGCGGTCGAACCGCTGGACGCGGATGAGCTGGCCGACCTGGTCGAGGACCTGCCGACCGCGGTGCTGCCGGAGCTGATGGCGAGCCTGGGCACGCAGCAGCGCGAGCAGGTGCAGTCGGCGCTGTCCTACGAGGACGACCAGGTCGGCGCGCTGATGGACTTCGAGATGGTCACCATCCGCGAGGACGTGAGCCTGGAAGTGGTGTTGCGCTACCTGCGCCGCTGGGACGAATTGCCGGCGCAGACCGACAAGCTGTTCGTGATCAACCAGGACAACCTGCTCACCGGCGTGCTGCCGTTGCACTGGCTGCTGGTGAACCCGCCGGAGAAGATGGTCAGCGTGGTGATGGCGCCGGACGTCAACACCTTCCACCCCACCGACGACGCCTACGACGTGGCGCAGGCGTTCGAGCGCTACGACCTGGTGACCGCGCCGGTGGTCGACGAGCGCGGCCACCTGATCGGCCGCATCACCATCGACGCGATGGTCGACGTGATCCGAGAGGAGGGCGAGAGCGAAGCGCTCAGCCGCGGCGGCCTGCGCGAGGAGGAGGACATCTTCGCCTCGGTGTGGGCTTCGCTGAAGAACCGCTGGTCGTGGCTGGCGATCAACCTGGTCACCGCGTTCATCGCCTCGCGCGTGATCGGCCTGTTCGAGGGTTCGATCGAACGCCTGGTGGCGCTGGCCGCGCTGATGCCGATCGTGGCCGGCATCGGCGGGAACTCCGGCAACCAGACCATCACCATGATCGTGCGCGCGCTGGCGCTGAACCAGATCACCGCCGAAAGCGCGAAGCGGCTTTGGCGCAAGGAGCTGACCGTGTCGCTGCTGAACGGGCTGATCTGGGGCGGGGTGATCGGCATCGTGGCGTGGTTGCTGTACGACAGCGTATCGCTCGGCCTGGTGATGACCGCGGCGATGACGTTGAACCTGCTGCTGGCTGCGTTCGCCGGCGTCGGCATCCCGGTGCTGATGACGAAGTTCGGCCGCGATCCGGCGCTGGGCTCCAGCGTGCTGATCACCGCGATGACCGACAGCGGCGGTTTTTTCATCTTCCTTGGCTTGGCCACCGTCTTTCTGATGTGA
- the truD gene encoding tRNA pseudouridine(13) synthase TruD, with protein MSESELAQAPLPWAYGAPPLQARLRSVPEDFQVEEILGYDADGAGEHALLWVEKRGANTDWVARELAKFAGVPQVAVGYAGMKDRHAVTRQTFSVQLAGKPDPDWSAFPHAEAKVLAATRHSRKLKRGALRGNRFVLVLRDVHGDRAAAEQVLAQIAARGVPNYYGEQRFGREGGNVAQARAMFGGRRVDRDKRSFLLSAARSQIFNSVLAARVERGAWDSPLEGEIWSLAGSRSWFGPEPFTELLAERLVRADIHPSGPLWGQGEPPSQGEAGALEREIGAAYDDLAAGLAAARMDQERRPLRLLPKDLRWHWQGDDALELSFELPAGAYATVVVRELASIV; from the coding sequence ATGTCCGAATCCGAACTTGCCCAGGCCCCGCTGCCGTGGGCCTACGGCGCCCCGCCGTTGCAGGCGCGGTTGCGCAGCGTGCCGGAGGATTTCCAGGTCGAGGAGATTCTCGGCTACGACGCCGACGGTGCCGGCGAGCACGCCTTGCTGTGGGTGGAGAAGCGCGGCGCGAATACCGACTGGGTGGCACGCGAACTGGCGAAATTCGCCGGCGTGCCGCAAGTCGCGGTGGGCTATGCGGGCATGAAGGACCGTCACGCGGTGACCCGGCAGACGTTCTCGGTACAACTGGCCGGCAAGCCCGATCCGGACTGGTCGGCGTTTCCGCACGCGGAAGCGAAGGTGCTGGCGGCGACGCGGCATTCGCGCAAGCTCAAACGCGGCGCGTTGCGCGGCAACCGTTTCGTGCTGGTGCTGCGCGACGTGCACGGCGACCGCGCGGCGGCCGAACAGGTGCTGGCGCAGATCGCCGCGCGCGGGGTGCCGAATTACTACGGCGAGCAGCGCTTCGGCCGCGAGGGCGGCAATGTGGCGCAGGCGCGGGCGATGTTCGGCGGACGCCGGGTGGATCGCGACAAGCGTTCGTTCCTGCTGTCGGCGGCGCGCTCGCAGATCTTCAACAGCGTGCTGGCGGCGCGGGTCGAACGCGGCGCCTGGGACAGCCCGCTGGAGGGCGAGATCTGGTCGCTGGCCGGTTCGCGCTCGTGGTTCGGGCCGGAGCCGTTCACCGAGCTGCTGGCCGAGCGGCTGGTTCGCGCCGACATCCATCCGTCCGGCCCGTTGTGGGGACAGGGCGAGCCGCCGAGCCAGGGCGAGGCGGGTGCGCTGGAACGCGAGATCGGTGCGGCGTACGACGACCTGGCCGCCGGCCTGGCGGCGGCGCGGATGGACCAGGAACGCCGACCGCTGCGGCTGCTGCCGAAGGACCTGCGCTGGCACTGGCAGGGTGACGATGCACTGGAACTGTCGTTCGAACTGCCGGCTGGCGCGTACGCCACGGTGGTGGTGCGCGAACTGGCCTCGATCGTGTAG